One genomic region from Argentina anserina chromosome 2, drPotAnse1.1, whole genome shotgun sequence encodes:
- the LOC126785122 gene encoding protein ALTERED PHOSPHATE STARVATION RESPONSE 1-like, which yields MGCAPSKLDDLPPVALCRDRVKYLDQALRQAQALADAHVAYSECLRTLGPSLTRFFDIGLLEHDSSTSPTSASMSGSGSGSGSGHIQFSSDSETEDVADKQSDESRPLSHGGLSSSGVVLTSHFAKTPPPPPSPISSTWDFLNLFDDMYEKYESVYAINSEAITDRNEKIDVCVKNDAQNVEEEEQKSEPTEKKTQSENSSTEERLEVKKGVVEAMTELQVQFEKASQSGNEVLKLLSHNHHHKINSVHPECGFDQVDSAMSLQSLAHTLETLLLWEKKLYDEVKAEELLRLTHEKKTRMLEQFDKKGGDSPKVDTIHNSLSSLLTKMKVAIQIVDRISITINKLRDEELWPQIIELINRLLAMWKAMLECHKLQNQAIAEAKGLDVIASKIKYSNDDHLETVIQLKIELQNWSLCFSNWIITQKGCVKALNSWLLRCLLYEPEESEDGAVPFSPGRMGAPPVFVICNQWSRTMDRLSEKEVIEAIQGFQTSIDLILEQQKVELQQRLIENKDLGRKVKYFEEQHQKMQKVMQAGRGKKFGLLGEEVRAVLPGEKLQGPSKDDNSSRNVHGDLKQTLEAMDKFMTNSMETYEELHAHIEVVQHAAS from the exons ATGGGCTGCGCTCCCTCAAAGCTCGACGACCTTCCCCCCGTGGCTCTCTGCCGTGACCGGGTCAAGTACCTCGACCAAGCTCTCCGGCAAGCCCAAGCCCTCGCCGACGCACACGTGGCCTACTCGGAGTGCCTCAGAACACTCGGCCcctccctcactcgtttcttCGATATCGGGCTACTTGAACACGACTCATCTACTTCTCCCACCTCAGCTTCCATGTCGGGTTCGGGTTCGGGTTCGGGCTCGGGCCACATCCAATTCTCCTCCGACTCCGAAACCGAAGACGTCGCCGATAAACAATCGGACGAGTCCCGTCCTCTGAGCCACGGCGGGTTGAGCTCAAGCGGCGTCGTTTTGACCTCACATTTCGCCAAGAcccctccgccgccgccgtctCCGATCAGCTCGACCTGGGATTTCCTCAACCTCTTTGACGACATGTACGAGAAATATGAATCTGTCTATGCTATCAATTCGGAGGCCATTACTGATCGCAATGAGAAAATCGACGTCTGTGTCAAAAATGATGCGCAAAATGTTGAAGAGGAAGAACAGAAGAGTGAGCCGACGGAGAAGAAGACTCAATCGGAGAATTCGAGCACTGAGGAGAGGCTTGAAGTAAAAAAGGGCGTCGTTGAGGCGATGACGGAGCTTCAGGTTCAGTTTGAGAAAGCTTCCCAGTCTGGCAATGAAGTTCTGAAGCTGCTGTCTCATAATCATCATCACAAAATTAATTCAGTCCATCCAG AGTGTGGATTTGATCAGGTAGATTCGGCGATGAGTTTACAGAGCTTAGCACACACACTGGAGACTCTTTTATTGTGGGAAAAGAAACTATATGATGAAGTCAAG GCTGAGGAATTATTGCGCTTGACGCATGAGAAGAAGACTAGGATGCTGGAACAGTTTGATAAGAAGGGTGGTGACTCCCCAAAGGTTGACACTATACACAATTCACTTAGCAGTCTATTAACGAAAATGAAAGTGGCAATTCAGATTGTTGATAGAATTTCAATTACCATCAATAAGTTGAGGGATGAAGAGTTGTGGCCGCAGATTATTGAGCTGATTAATAG ATTACTAGCCATGTGGAAGGCCATGCTAGAATGCCACAAGCTCCAGAATCAAGCAATTGCAGAAGCCAAGGGCTTAGATGTCATTGCATCCAAAATCAAGTACTCTAATGATGACCATCTTGAAACTGTAATTCAACTCAAGATCGAGCTTCAAAACTGGAGTTTATGCTTCTCCAATTGGATTATCACGCAAAAAGGCTGTGTAAAAGCACTAAATAGTTGGCTTCTGAGATGTCTTCTATATGAACCCGAAGAATCAGAAGATGGTGCAGTACCCTTTTCTCCTGGTAGAATGGGAGCACCACCAGTATTTGTGATCTGTAACCAGTGGTCCCGAACAATGGATCGACTCTCAGAGAAAGAAGTGATTGAAGCTATCCAGGGATTCCAAACTAGTATAGATCTTATTTTGGAACAACAGAAAGTAGAACTCCAGCAAAGGCTGATTGAAAACAAAGATCTTGGGAggaaagtaaaatattttgagGAGCAGCATCAAAAGATGCAAAAGGTTATGCAAGCTGGAAGAGGAAAGAAATTCGGTCTACTAGGAGAAGAGGTTAGAGCTGTTTTACCTGGAGAGAAACTGCAAGGGCCGAGTAAGGATGATAATAGTTCTCGAAATGTACATGGGGATCTGAAGCAGACACTAGAAGCGATGGACAAGTTCATGACAAACTCCATGGAAACATACGAAGAGCTTCATGCACACATTGAAGTAGTACAGCATGCTGCTTCTTGA
- the LOC126785105 gene encoding uncharacterized protein LOC126785105: protein MAMEAATTRGFATHLSRLSFLHHHHHPPPHSLDELTKRRRITVVGGGGNRLAVSRISCCCSDSVVPIRSSAAAEKWKNSDERRFDSMNRPTHRAGLKAAAALPFASEQSQFASKQNNKVYTRRRPRCTPGTTGPQSRDTPPKRDTGIANEKDWGISLLNEHVKESGTNEDGSTWYRESGEELGDTGYRCRWTRMGGASQDNTSEWREEWWEKSDWTGYKELGVEKSGRNAEGDSWWETWQEVLHQDEWSNLARIERSAQKRAKSGTENAGWSEKWWEKYDAKGWTEKGAHKWGRLNEQSWWEKWGEHYDGRGSVLKWTDKWAETSLGTKWGDKWEEKFFEGIGSRQGETWHVTSNDERWSRTWGEEHTGNGKVHKYGKSTTGESWDIVVDEETYYEAVPHYGWADVVGDSSQLLSIQPRKKPRDVYANFDFTKPATHLSIPKKEPPPPEDAVPPEDEPPEVYPQ, encoded by the exons ATGGCAATGGAGGCGGCCACCACTAGAGGCTTCGCGACTCACCTCAGCCGCCTCTCcttcctccaccaccaccaccaccctcCGCCGCATTCCCTCGACGAGCTCACCAAGCGGCGGAGGATCACCGTCGTCGGCGGAGGCGGCAACCGACTCGCGGTGAGTCGAATCAGCTGCTGCTGTTCTGACTCGGTCGTTCCTATTCGGAGTAGCGCCGCCGCCGAGAAGTGGAAGAACTCCGATGAGCGGCGGTTCGATTCCATGAACAGGCCGACTCACAGAGCTGGACTCAAAGCTGCTGCGGCATTGCCCTTTGCTTCTGAACA ATCTCAATTTGCGTCCAAGCAAAACAACAAGGTGTACACTCGCCGCCGGCCTCGCTGTACTCCGGGAACTACCGGTCCACAGTCTCGTGATACTCCGCCGAAAAGAG ATACTGGTATTGCAAATGAGAAGGACTGGGGGATTAGCTTGTTGAATGAGCATGTGAAGGAGTCGGGGACTAATGAGGATGGAAGCACTTGGTATCGCGAAAGCGGGGAGGAGCTGGGGGACACTGGATACAGATGTAGGTGGACACGGATGGGCGGTGCTTCTCAGGACAACACTTCGGAGTGGAGAGAGGAG TGGTGGGAGAAAAGTGATTGGACTGGATACAAAGAGCTAG GTGTAGAGAAATCTGGTAGAAATGCCGAAGGAGATTCATGGTGGGAAACGTGGCAAGAGGTTCTTCACCAAGATGAATGGAG TAACCTAGCAAGGATTGAGAGAAGTGCACAGAAACGAGCAAAATCAGGCACTGAAAATGCTGGGTGGTCTGAGAAATG GTGGGAGAAATATGATGCCAAAGGCTGGACTGAGAAAGGAGCACACAAATGGGGTAGACTTAATGAACAGTCTTGGTGGGAGAAGTGGGGAGAGCATTATGACGGAAGAGGATCTGTACTGAAATG GACAGATAAATGGGCAGAGACTTCACTCGGAACCAAATGGGGAGACAAGTGGGAAGAGAAGTTCTTTGAGGGTATAGGTTCACGACAAGGGGAAACATGGCATGTAACTTCTAATGATGAAC GTTGGTCAAGGACATGGGGAGAAGAACACACAGGAAATGG TAAAGTGCACAAATATGGGAAGAGCACAACAGGTGAAAGCTGGGATATTGTTGTGGATGAGGAGACCTATTACGA GGCTGTGCCGCATTATGGGTGGGCAGATGTTGTAGGTGATTCTAGCCAGTTACTATCAATCCAACCTCGTAAAAAGCCTCGTGATGTCTACGCAAACTTTGACTTTACGAAACCTGCTACGCACTTATCGATTCCAAAGAAGGAACCACCACCTCCAGAGGATGCAGTTCCTCCAGAAGATGAACCACCAGAAGTTTATCCCCAGTGA
- the LOC126785096 gene encoding O-fucosyltransferase 16 isoform X2, protein MLINNDRVDDAIGDVVAFRVPSRGRKSSDRDLWTSRNANLYYGCSDASKKFPKVQDVTRPNRYLAIATSGGLNQQRTGITDAVVAARILNASLVVPKLDQKSFWKDVSEFSEIFDVDYFISFLSKDVKIIKQLPRRGGKTWTPYNMRVPRKCNEKCYQTRLLPVLMKKHAVQLTKFDYRLANRLSTDLQKLRCRVNYHALKFTEPIQKMGETLVRRMRMKSKHYITLHLRFESDMLAFSGCYYGGGDKERKDLGVIRKRWKTLHISNPDKPRRHGRCPLTPEEVGLMLRALGYGSDVHIYVASGEVYGGEETLAPLKALFPNFYSKETIATKEELEPFYSFSSRMAALDFIVCDESDVFVTNNNGNMAKILAGRRRYFGHKPTIRPNAKKLYRLFLSKENTTWEAFASSVRTYQRGFIGEPHEGRPGRGGFHENPHTCICENTQAKVKKYVDPRKFGRVSNVTRKDEVEADVQDSEDDPEWPDSDEDDDLSVPVENDQFNRTTEDYDTVNSEEPELEELISD, encoded by the exons ATGCTCATCAAC AATGATCGGGTCGACGATGCGATTGGAGATGTAGTAGCGTTCCGCGTTCCG AGCCGTGGACGAAAATCGTCCGATCGTGATCTTTGGACTTCCAGGAATGCGAATCTCTACTACGGATGCAGCGATGCCAGCAAGAAGTTTCCAA AAGTCCAAGATGTGACGCGTCCTAATAGGTATTTGGCGATTGCAACAAGTGGAGGCTTGAATCAACAGCGAACCGGG ATTACAGATGCTGTTGTTGCTGCTCGCATACTGAATGCTAGTCTTGTTGTTCCAAAGTTGGACCAGAAATCTTTCTGGAAGGATGTGAG CGAATTTTCTGAAATCTTTGATGTTGATTATTTTATATCATTTCTGTCAAAAGACGTTAAAATCATTAAGCAACTCCCTAGAAGGGGAGGTAAAACATGGACTCCATATAATATGCGCGTCCCAAGGAAGTGTAATGAAAAATGTTATCAGACTCGTCTACTACCTGTTCTTATGAAAAAGCAT GCAGTTCAGCTCACAAAGTTTGATTACAGACTTGCAAACAGGTTGAGTACAGATTTGCAAAAATTGAGATGCAGAGTGAATTATCATGCTTTAAAGTTTACTGAGCCAATACAGAAAATGGGTGAGACGTTGGTTCGTCGAATGAGGATGAAAAGCAAGCACTATATCACGTTGCACCTGAG GTTTGAATCTGATATGCTTGCATTCTCTGGATGCTAttatggtggaggagacaaagAAAGGAAAGACCTTGGTGTAATACGAAAGAGGTGGAAAACTCTACAT ATAAGCAACCCTGATAAGCCAAGGAGGCATGGGAGATGTCCCCTTACTCCAGAAGAGGTTGGTCTGATGTTGAGAGCACTGGGTTATGGCAGTGATGTTCATATTTATGTGGCATCAGGGGAAGTGTATGGAGGGGAAGAAACATTGGCGCCCCTTAAAGCACTATTCCCCAACTTCTATTCAAAAGAGACCATAGCAACCAAAGAGGAGTTAGAACCATTCTATTCATTTTCTTCGCGCATGGCTGCACTTGATTTTATAGTATGCGATGAAAGTGATGTTTTTGTTACTAACAACAATGGTAATATGGCCAAAATATTAGCTGGACGAAG GAGATATTTTGGGCATAAGCCTACTATTCGTCCAAACGCTAAAAAGCTTTATCGATTGTTCTTAAGCAAAGAGAACACAACTTGGGAAGCTTTTGCATCCAGTGTTCGTACTTACCAGAGAGGCTTTATTGGTGAGCCACATGAAGGGAGGCCAGGCAGGGGTGGGTTTCATGAGAACCCACATACCTGCATATGTGAAAATACTCAGGCTAAAGTCAAGAAATATGTAGATCCTAGAAAATTTGGTAGGGTTAGTAATGTAACAAGAAAAGATGAAGTAGAAGCCGATGTTCAAGACTCAGAAGATGATCCAGAATGGCCCGACtctgatgaggatgatgatctAAGTGTCCCAGTGGAGAATGATCAGTTTAACAGAACTACAGAGGATTATGATACAGTAAACTCTGAGGAACCTGAATTGGAGGAGCTCATTTCTGACTAG
- the LOC126784328 gene encoding uncharacterized protein LOC126784328 has product MVSVFRRSLSFPNKPTPNRPSKPSLSRHTRSISLPCRSHPLISQLKDHITELQSWSSTCDSSSAWLVDGLNRLTELHHCLDDTLQLPQTQEALRRQPHYSSVENLLEQFLRFVDVYGIFRSSVLALKEEHSAVQVALRKRNESKVALYMKARKRMSNEMSKLVNEVRHCTRSSESVSPNSVNVGDVELAVVVTDVVQVTVMVSVALFNGIALSLGPRKSTTWRNMGIMKKGKVDDQYQGIHEFEQVGIRSLLGLRKKGAEEFKATWKNMRELEISIEGIETCTERVFRSLINARVALLNILTS; this is encoded by the coding sequence ATGGTAAGCGTTTTCCGGCGCTCCCTTTCCTTCCCAAACAAACCAACTCCCAACCGTCCGTCCAAACCTAGCTTGTCTCGTCACACCAGATCCATAAGTCTCCCATGCAGATCTCACCCACTGATCTCTCAGCTCAAGGATCACATCACCGAGCTCCAATCATGGTCCTCCACATGTGATTCCTCTTCGGCTTGGCTCGTCGACGGCCTAAACCGCCTGACTGAGTTGCACCACTGCCTCGACGACACTCTCCAGCTCCCGCAAACCCAAGAAGCCCTCCGCCGCCAGCCACACTACTCATCCGTCGAGAACCTTCTAGAACAGTTCCTCCGCTTCGTCGACGTTTATGGAATCTTCCGGAGCTCTGTTTTGGCTCTCAAGGAGGAGCACTCTGCGGTGCAAGTAGCTTTGAGGAAGAGAAACGAGTCAAAGGTTGCTTTGTACATGAAAGCTCGAAAGAGGATGTCGAACGAAATGTCTAAGCTTGTGAATGAAGTTCGACACTGTACTAGGTCATCTGAGTCTGTTTCTCCTAACAGTGTCAACGTCGGAGATGTTGAGCTCGCCGTTGTTGTCACAGACGTCGTTCAGGTGACGGTGATGGTATCTGTTGCTCTTTTTAACGGAATCGCATTGTCTCTTGGGCCACGAAAATCGACAACGTGGAGGAATATGGGGATAATGAAGAAaggcaaggttgatgatcagtATCAGGGAATTCATGAGTTCGAGCAAGTTGGGATTAGGAGCTTGTTGGGTTTGAGGAAGAAAGGAGCCGAAGAGTTCAAAGCTACTTGGAAGAATATGCGAGAACTGGAGATCTCCATTGAGGGAATTGAAACCTGCACTGAAAGAGTTTTCAGGAGTTTGATTAACGCAAGGGTTGCGCTGCTCAACATTCTTACCAGCTAA
- the LOC126785096 gene encoding O-fucosyltransferase 16 isoform X1, whose protein sequence is MAPLRRRHQYHHRLRYLIPLISAVSGALLILFAVIFLFLAPTPFDAHQRQNDRVDDAIGDVVAFRVPSRGRKSSDRDLWTSRNANLYYGCSDASKKFPKVQDVTRPNRYLAIATSGGLNQQRTGITDAVVAARILNASLVVPKLDQKSFWKDVSEFSEIFDVDYFISFLSKDVKIIKQLPRRGGKTWTPYNMRVPRKCNEKCYQTRLLPVLMKKHAVQLTKFDYRLANRLSTDLQKLRCRVNYHALKFTEPIQKMGETLVRRMRMKSKHYITLHLRFESDMLAFSGCYYGGGDKERKDLGVIRKRWKTLHISNPDKPRRHGRCPLTPEEVGLMLRALGYGSDVHIYVASGEVYGGEETLAPLKALFPNFYSKETIATKEELEPFYSFSSRMAALDFIVCDESDVFVTNNNGNMAKILAGRRRYFGHKPTIRPNAKKLYRLFLSKENTTWEAFASSVRTYQRGFIGEPHEGRPGRGGFHENPHTCICENTQAKVKKYVDPRKFGRVSNVTRKDEVEADVQDSEDDPEWPDSDEDDDLSVPVENDQFNRTTEDYDTVNSEEPELEELISD, encoded by the exons ATGGCGCCACTGCGGCGGCGCCACCAGTACCACCACCGGCTCCGGTACCTTATCCCGCTCATTTCCGCCGTCTCCGGCGCGCTTCTCATCCTCTTCGCCGTTATCTTCTTGTTCCTCGCTCCTACTCCCTTCGATGCTCATCAACGTCAG AATGATCGGGTCGACGATGCGATTGGAGATGTAGTAGCGTTCCGCGTTCCG AGCCGTGGACGAAAATCGTCCGATCGTGATCTTTGGACTTCCAGGAATGCGAATCTCTACTACGGATGCAGCGATGCCAGCAAGAAGTTTCCAA AAGTCCAAGATGTGACGCGTCCTAATAGGTATTTGGCGATTGCAACAAGTGGAGGCTTGAATCAACAGCGAACCGGG ATTACAGATGCTGTTGTTGCTGCTCGCATACTGAATGCTAGTCTTGTTGTTCCAAAGTTGGACCAGAAATCTTTCTGGAAGGATGTGAG CGAATTTTCTGAAATCTTTGATGTTGATTATTTTATATCATTTCTGTCAAAAGACGTTAAAATCATTAAGCAACTCCCTAGAAGGGGAGGTAAAACATGGACTCCATATAATATGCGCGTCCCAAGGAAGTGTAATGAAAAATGTTATCAGACTCGTCTACTACCTGTTCTTATGAAAAAGCAT GCAGTTCAGCTCACAAAGTTTGATTACAGACTTGCAAACAGGTTGAGTACAGATTTGCAAAAATTGAGATGCAGAGTGAATTATCATGCTTTAAAGTTTACTGAGCCAATACAGAAAATGGGTGAGACGTTGGTTCGTCGAATGAGGATGAAAAGCAAGCACTATATCACGTTGCACCTGAG GTTTGAATCTGATATGCTTGCATTCTCTGGATGCTAttatggtggaggagacaaagAAAGGAAAGACCTTGGTGTAATACGAAAGAGGTGGAAAACTCTACAT ATAAGCAACCCTGATAAGCCAAGGAGGCATGGGAGATGTCCCCTTACTCCAGAAGAGGTTGGTCTGATGTTGAGAGCACTGGGTTATGGCAGTGATGTTCATATTTATGTGGCATCAGGGGAAGTGTATGGAGGGGAAGAAACATTGGCGCCCCTTAAAGCACTATTCCCCAACTTCTATTCAAAAGAGACCATAGCAACCAAAGAGGAGTTAGAACCATTCTATTCATTTTCTTCGCGCATGGCTGCACTTGATTTTATAGTATGCGATGAAAGTGATGTTTTTGTTACTAACAACAATGGTAATATGGCCAAAATATTAGCTGGACGAAG GAGATATTTTGGGCATAAGCCTACTATTCGTCCAAACGCTAAAAAGCTTTATCGATTGTTCTTAAGCAAAGAGAACACAACTTGGGAAGCTTTTGCATCCAGTGTTCGTACTTACCAGAGAGGCTTTATTGGTGAGCCACATGAAGGGAGGCCAGGCAGGGGTGGGTTTCATGAGAACCCACATACCTGCATATGTGAAAATACTCAGGCTAAAGTCAAGAAATATGTAGATCCTAGAAAATTTGGTAGGGTTAGTAATGTAACAAGAAAAGATGAAGTAGAAGCCGATGTTCAAGACTCAGAAGATGATCCAGAATGGCCCGACtctgatgaggatgatgatctAAGTGTCCCAGTGGAGAATGATCAGTTTAACAGAACTACAGAGGATTATGATACAGTAAACTCTGAGGAACCTGAATTGGAGGAGCTCATTTCTGACTAG
- the LOC126785107 gene encoding uncharacterized protein LOC126785107, protein MLKHPKNAVMVLARCFSDLDRRLLLLILIPPLSLIVFFSLSSLSPVRSFILGRTILHPQQAVMLNSTDSQQSDVVFAPSSWKDELDRSRIAVCLVGGARRFELTGPSIVEKILLEYPNSDLFLNSPMDSNAFKFSLLNSAPRLAAVRIFRPKPMPESELQLRVLTAHNSPNGIQGLLQYFNLVEGCLTLIQQYQKQNNFTYDWIVRTRVDGYWNAPLDPKFFVPGKYLVPPGTNYGGLNDRLGIGDLNTSTVALSRLSLLPQLDAAGFHQLNSEASFKAQLTTRKVTPVLKRLPFCIVTDRKYDFPPVRFGVPVAAISSPGPLSGVKCRPCKPVCQGPCVGDVMEGLNKGWGWTDWANGTLELCNAHGDFDEGWEKMFDKVAGKKLSSERKRVWKLTVEKCIANFNKMRNRTGIWDTPPVDEICKTGITSGPK, encoded by the exons ATGCTAAAGCATCCGAAAAACGCCGTCATGGTTCTCGCCCGCTGCTTCTCCGATCTCGACCGgcgcctcctcctcctcatcctcatccctcccctctctctcatcgtcttcttctctctctcctccttaTCCCCTGTCCGATCCTTCATTCTCGGCCGCACGATCCTTCACCCCCAGCAAGCCGTTATGCTCAACTCCACTGACTCCCAACAAAGCGACGTCGTATTCGCTCCCTCGTCCTGGAAGGATGAGCTGGATCGCTCGAGAATCGCGGTGTGCTTGGTCGGTGGGGCCCGGAGGTTCGAGCTCACCGGGCCGTCCATAGTCGAGAAGATACTGTTAGAGTATCCGAATTCGGATCTTTTCTTGAATAGTCCGATGGACTCCAACGCCTTCAAGTTCTCGCTACTCAACTCCGCCCCGAGGCTCGCGGCCGTCAGGATTTTCCGGCCCAAACCGATGCCCGAGTCCGAGTTGCAGCTCCGAGTCTTAACCGCCCACAACTCGCCGAACGGCATCCAG GGTCTACTGCAATATTTCAATCTTGTGGAAGGCTGCCTGACACTAATTCAACAATACCAGAAGCAGAACAACTTCACCTACGACTGGATAGTCCGAACCCGGGTTGACGGGTACTGGAACGCCCCGCTCGACCCGAAATTTTTTGTACCGGGCAAGTACCTAGTCCCACCGGGTACCAATTATGGCGGACTGAACGACCGGCTTGGAATCGGGGACCTCAACACCTCCACAGTGGCCCTCTCTCGCCTCTCCTTATTACCTCAGCTGGACGCTGCAGGGTTCCACCAACTCAACTCGGAGGCGTCGTTCAAGGCTCAGCTCACCACCCGAAAGGTCACTCCTGTCTTAAAACGACTCCCATTTTGCATAGTTACAGACCGGAAGTATGATTTCCCGCCAGTGCGTTTTGGAGTTCCAGTTGCAGCCATTTCGAGCCCAGGCCCATTGAGTGGAGTGAAATGCAGGCCTTGCAAGCCAGTGTGCCAAGGCCCATGTGTAGGAGATGTTATGGAGGGCCTGAACAAAGGGTGGGGCTGGACCGACTGGGCCAATGGAACCCTGGAGCTTTGCAATGCGCATGGGGATTTTGACGAGGGTTGGGAGAAGATGTTTGATAAGGTAGCTGGGAAGAAATTGAGTTCGGAGCGAAAACGAGTATGGAAATTGACAGTGGAGAAGTGCATTGCGAACTTTAATAAGATGAGAAACCGGACAGGGATCTGGGACACACCGCCGGTGGACGAGATTTGTAAGACAGGGATCACCTCTGGTCCTAAGTGA
- the LOC126784327 gene encoding uncharacterized protein LOC126784327, which yields MEEEREKQVREEMQRKEKEKDSVISEMEPLNREAYGGGLYANENLYSGEGRRKDPSAEENPPVKRASDTQSADGPVEPSQPPKHKPPPSTGDRDLDITGQTYIQ from the coding sequence ATGGAAGAGGAGCGCGAGAAGCAAGTAAGAGAGGAGATGCAGAGGaaagagaaggagaaagaCAGCGTGATTTCAGAAATGGAGCCCCTTAACCGTGAGGCATACGGTGGTGGATTGTACGCTAACGAAAACCTTTATTCCGGTGAGGGACGTCGTAAAGATCCGTCGGCGGAGGAAAACCCACCTGTGAAGAGAGCGAGCGACACCCAAAGTGCCGATGGACCGGTAGAACCTAGCCAGCCACCCAAACATAAACCACCACCTTCCACCGGCGACCGAGATCTTGATATTACTGGCCAAACTTATATTCAGTAG
- the LOC126785112 gene encoding WD repeat-containing protein DWA2 codes for MQGGSSGIGYGLKYQARCISDVKADTDHTSFITGTLSLREENEVHLIRLSSDGTELVCEGLFSHPNEIWDISSCPFDQRIFSTVYSTGESYGASIWQVPELYGELNSPQLEIITTLDGDVGKIKSIIWWPSGRHDKVISIDEQNICLWSLDLSKKSAQVQSQESAGLVAQSGGAWDPHDMNAVAVTCESSVQFWDLRAMKKTNSIEHAHVRNVDYNPKKTHILMTAEDESGIRMWDLRKPKVPIQELPGHTHWTWTVRCNPEYDGLILSSGTDSTVNLWLSSQPSNNETITESLVESPSKQINPLLHSYSDYEDSIYGLTWSSREPWIFASLSYDGRVVVESVKPFLSRK; via the exons ATGCAAGGAGGCTCATCGGGTATCGGTTACGGTCTCAAATACCAG GCTAGATGTATATCAGATGTTAAAGCTGACACAGATCACACCAGCTTCATCACCGGCACTCTCAGTCTCCGAGAAGAAAATGAG GTGCATTTGATTCGGCTCTCTTCGGATGGAACTGAGTTAGTTTGTGAGGGCTTGTTTTCGCACCCTAATGAGATCTGGGACATTTCGTCCTGCCCATTCGACCAACGCATTTTCTCTACTGTTTATTCTACTG GTGAATCATACGGAGCATCAATATGGCAGGTTCCTGAGTTGTACGGGGAGCTAAATTCTCCTCAGTTGGAAATAATTACCACCCTTGATGGAGATGTTGGCAAAATCAAGTC CATTATTTGGTGGCCATCTGGAAGGCATGATAAGGTGATCAGCATCGACGAACAAAATATATGCTTATGGAGCTTAgatctttcaaaaaaaagtGCTCAG GTTCAATCGCAGGAGTCAGCTGGTCTTGTTGCTCAATCTGGTGGAGCATGGGATCCACATGACATGAATGCTGTTGCAGTAACGTGTGAATCTTCCGTTCAATTTTGGGATTTACGGGCAATGAA GAAGACAAATTCAATTGAACATGCTCATGTTCGCAATGTTGATTATAATCCAAAGAAGACACATATACTT ATGACTGCAGAAGATGAATCTGGAATTCGTATGTGGGATCTGAGGAAGCCAAAGGTTCCTATCCAGGAACTACCTGGACATACACACTG GACATGGACTGTCAGGTGCAACCCTGAGTATGATGGGCTGATTTTG AGTTCTGGTACGGACTCAACAGTCAACCTGTGGTTATCATCTCAACCTAGCAACAATGAAACAATAACTGAAAG CCTTGTAGAGTCACCAAGTAAGCAGATTAATCCATTGCTCCACTCATACAGCGACTATGAAGACAGTATCTATG GCctcacttggagctctcgtgAGCCTTGGATATTTGCATCACTATCCTATGATGGGAGG GTGGTTGTTGAATCAGTGAAACCATTTCTCTCTCGGAAATAA